Proteins encoded in a region of the Haloarcula litorea genome:
- a CDS encoding HpcH/HpaI aldolase family protein has product MPSTTLRERLRDGETVVGTFQLLDSPMAAEMAGEAGLDFTVLDQEHGPLSAETTVAMCAAAQRAGAAPIVRVRTNSEAEIQRALDIGAAGVEIPQIETAGDAAAAVDHARFDPLGSRGLSPYVRASGYTGGPEYTERQNERVTVVVHIEGERGVENLDDIAAVDGIDVLFLGPYDLSQSVGLPGQVDDPRVTDLMDEVCDRAADHDAVVGTYADDPEMARRWIDAGAQYVAVGVDGALLTRAFADVGDAVRE; this is encoded by the coding sequence ATGCCTTCGACGACCCTTCGCGAGCGACTCCGGGACGGTGAGACGGTCGTGGGGACGTTCCAGTTGCTCGACTCACCGATGGCGGCCGAGATGGCCGGCGAGGCCGGCCTCGACTTCACGGTCCTCGACCAGGAACACGGGCCGCTGAGCGCGGAGACGACAGTCGCGATGTGTGCGGCGGCACAGCGGGCGGGGGCTGCTCCGATCGTCCGGGTCCGGACCAACAGCGAGGCCGAGATCCAGCGCGCGCTCGACATCGGTGCCGCCGGGGTCGAGATCCCGCAGATCGAGACTGCTGGAGACGCGGCGGCCGCGGTCGACCACGCGCGGTTCGACCCGCTGGGGTCGCGCGGCCTCTCGCCGTACGTCCGTGCGAGTGGCTACACCGGCGGGCCCGAGTACACCGAACGGCAGAACGAGCGGGTGACCGTGGTCGTCCACATCGAGGGAGAGCGCGGCGTCGAGAACCTGGACGACATCGCCGCCGTCGACGGCATCGACGTGCTGTTTCTCGGCCCGTACGACCTCTCACAGTCGGTCGGGCTCCCCGGTCAGGTCGACGATCCGCGGGTCACGGACCTGATGGACGAGGTGTGTGACCGCGCGGCCGACCACGACGCCGTCGTCGGGACGTACGCCGACGATCCCGAGATGGCCCGTCGCTGGATCGACGCCGGGGCGCAGTACGTCGCGGTCGGCGTCGACGGCGCGTTGCTGACGCGAGCCTTCGCCGACGTCGGCGACGCCGTCCGGGAGTGA
- the gfo6 gene encoding D-xylose 1-dehydrogenase Gfo6, which yields MELDALTTDFTRRDWQHVTETDDPVRIAMIGVGWWTREQAMPAVAAADLCETTVLVSGDAAKAESVGADSPTVERGITYEQFHDGEASDAYDAVYVVTPNAEHLPFVETAAELGKAVLCEKPMEATVERAERMVATCDAHDVPLMVAYRMHTEPAVRRARDLIRDGYVGDPVFVHGNMTEPILELVPDADQWRLDWDLSGGCAAMDIGIYSLNTARFLLDADPTAVYGTAHSVAPEFDDVPDEHAAFQVAFPDHVTAMCTASQNAHLASHIRVTGTAGELRVEPAFYPWDERRLHVAHGESDLTIDFDGIDQMEEEFEYFAHCLLTDTEPHADGDHGLVDIRTLKGVYEASETGAAVEL from the coding sequence ATGGAGCTCGACGCACTCACGACCGACTTCACCCGTCGTGACTGGCAGCACGTCACGGAGACGGACGATCCGGTCCGGATCGCGATGATCGGCGTCGGCTGGTGGACGCGGGAACAGGCGATGCCCGCCGTGGCCGCCGCCGACCTCTGTGAGACGACGGTCCTCGTGAGCGGCGACGCCGCGAAGGCCGAGTCCGTCGGCGCGGACTCGCCGACGGTCGAGCGCGGGATCACCTACGAGCAGTTCCACGACGGCGAGGCCAGCGACGCGTACGACGCCGTCTACGTCGTGACGCCGAACGCCGAACACCTCCCGTTCGTCGAGACGGCCGCGGAGCTCGGGAAGGCGGTCCTCTGCGAGAAGCCGATGGAGGCGACCGTCGAGCGGGCCGAGCGGATGGTCGCGACCTGCGACGCCCACGACGTCCCGCTGATGGTCGCCTACCGGATGCACACAGAGCCGGCCGTCCGACGAGCGAGAGACCTCATCCGGGACGGCTACGTCGGCGACCCGGTGTTCGTCCACGGCAACATGACCGAGCCCATCCTCGAACTGGTCCCCGACGCCGACCAGTGGCGGCTGGACTGGGATCTCTCCGGGGGGTGTGCCGCGATGGACATCGGCATCTACTCGCTGAACACCGCGCGGTTCCTGCTCGACGCGGACCCGACGGCGGTGTACGGCACCGCCCACTCCGTCGCCCCGGAGTTCGACGACGTGCCGGACGAACACGCCGCCTTCCAGGTGGCGTTCCCGGACCACGTCACCGCGATGTGTACGGCGAGTCAGAACGCGCACCTGGCGAGTCACATCCGCGTCACCGGTACGGCCGGCGAGCTCAGGGTCGAACCGGCGTTCTACCCGTGGGACGAGCGCCGCCTGCACGTCGCCCACGGCGAGAGCGACCTGACGATCGACTTCGACGGGATCGACCAGATGGAGGAGGAGTTCGAGTACTTCGCCCACTGCCTGCTGACCGACACCGAGCCACACGCCGACGGCGACCACGGCCTCGTCGACATCCGAACGCTGAAAGGCGTCTACGAGGCCAGCGAGACGGGCGCTGCGGTCGAGCTCTGA
- a CDS encoding MBL fold metallo-hydrolase → MVHATWDDWLVSEIEGADPDGVAVWYLGCNGFVLRSAETTLYVDPYFADGDPPDLLRMIPVPMDPADATDCDAVLVTHEHIDHMHPPSYGPLVGDDAPVYAPQASYDAPDYDGDLRLDADQRHVVAAGETFSVGDFTVHTRGANDGDAVEPVSYVIDHDAGTFFHAGDSKPADAFADVGRAFDIDAGVLAFGTVGNIRYSEDDETRRTKWYMDENEVVEAANALELDRLLPSHYDMWRGVEADPKSLHDHVASHEYPRVLDVVRVGDRVDLGSPGVVRPSTHR, encoded by the coding sequence ATGGTCCACGCAACGTGGGACGACTGGCTCGTCTCGGAGATCGAGGGGGCCGACCCCGACGGCGTCGCGGTCTGGTACCTCGGCTGCAACGGGTTCGTCCTCAGGTCCGCGGAGACGACCCTGTACGTCGACCCCTACTTCGCGGACGGGGACCCGCCGGACCTGCTGCGGATGATCCCAGTGCCGATGGACCCCGCGGACGCGACCGACTGCGACGCGGTCCTCGTCACTCACGAGCACATCGACCATATGCACCCGCCGTCGTACGGCCCGCTGGTCGGCGACGACGCGCCCGTGTACGCGCCCCAGGCGTCCTACGACGCCCCGGACTACGACGGCGACCTGCGACTCGACGCCGACCAGCGCCACGTCGTCGCGGCGGGCGAGACCTTCTCGGTCGGCGACTTCACCGTCCACACCAGGGGCGCGAACGACGGCGACGCCGTCGAACCGGTCTCGTACGTGATCGACCACGACGCCGGCACCTTCTTCCACGCCGGCGACAGCAAGCCCGCCGACGCCTTCGCGGACGTGGGGCGAGCGTTCGACATCGACGCGGGCGTCCTGGCCTTCGGCACCGTCGGCAATATCCGGTACTCCGAGGACGACGAGACCCGGCGGACGAAGTGGTACATGGACGAGAACGAGGTCGTCGAGGCCGCGAACGCCCTCGAACTTGACCGGCTGCTCCCCTCGCACTACGATATGTGGCGCGGCGTCGAGGCCGACCCGAAGAGCCTCCACGACCACGTCGCCTCACACGAGTATCCGAGAGTGCTCGACGTGGTCCGGGTCGGCGACCGGGTGGACCTCGGGAGCCCCGGCGTCGTGCGGCCGTCGACGCACCGCTGA
- a CDS encoding substrate-binding domain-containing protein, with amino-acid sequence MARPIRRRRFIRSSALVGTALLAGCGGDGGDGGDGGDGGDGGDGSDGGDGGDGGDGGMTETETTSSGPPSAALSVPSLEFTFFARMQNAFDQAKSDGLIAGDSSFYDAGNNQSQQVSDVETAISNEVDFLMISAITAEGVINAIRQANEAGIPVVAIDRNVAEGDTVTYVASDNVQLGRRSTELCLQFMQNAGDQDTYNVVQLEGTPGASVTNDRGQGFSNAVENNDSLSRLASQTGEFSTQNALSVMEDFITQYGDEIDGVFCQNDLMALGAHQALQNADMSVPVTGIDGTQAWVELFADNDTYGTIAQLPEEMVTTAIDRATAHLAGEEVEDTIVIEGLEVTQDNASDYLDQYF; translated from the coding sequence ATGGCACGACCCATCCGCAGACGTCGGTTTATCCGGAGCAGCGCACTCGTCGGAACGGCACTCCTCGCTGGCTGTGGCGGAGACGGCGGAGACGGCGGCGACGGTGGAGACGGCGGTGACGGGGGAGACGGTAGCGATGGCGGCGACGGCGGCGACGGCGGCGACGGCGGGATGACAGAGACCGAGACGACGAGCAGCGGGCCGCCGTCTGCGGCCCTCTCGGTCCCGTCGCTCGAGTTCACGTTCTTCGCGCGGATGCAGAACGCCTTCGACCAGGCCAAGAGCGACGGCTTGATCGCCGGCGACTCCTCGTTCTACGACGCCGGCAACAACCAGAGCCAGCAGGTCTCCGACGTGGAGACGGCCATCTCCAACGAGGTGGACTTCCTGATGATCTCCGCGATCACGGCCGAGGGCGTCATCAACGCCATCCGGCAGGCCAACGAGGCCGGCATCCCGGTCGTCGCGATCGACCGGAACGTCGCCGAGGGCGACACGGTCACCTACGTCGCGTCCGACAACGTCCAGCTGGGCCGTCGGTCGACCGAGCTCTGTCTGCAGTTTATGCAGAACGCCGGCGATCAGGACACCTACAACGTCGTCCAGCTGGAGGGGACCCCCGGAGCCAGCGTCACCAACGACCGCGGACAGGGGTTCAGCAACGCCGTCGAGAACAACGACAGCCTCAGCCGGCTCGCCAGTCAGACGGGGGAGTTCTCGACGCAGAACGCCCTCAGCGTGATGGAGGACTTCATCACGCAGTACGGCGACGAGATCGACGGCGTGTTCTGTCAGAACGACCTGATGGCGCTGGGCGCACACCAGGCCCTCCAGAACGCGGACATGTCCGTCCCCGTCACCGGCATCGACGGGACGCAGGCGTGGGTCGAACTGTTCGCCGACAACGACACGTACGGGACGATCGCCCAGCTGCCCGAGGAGATGGTCACCACGGCCATCGACCGGGCCACGGCCCACCTCGCCGGGGAGGAGGTCGAGGACACCATCGTCATCGAGGGGCTGGAGGTCACGCAGGACAACGCCAGCGACTACCTCGACCAGTACTTCTGA
- a CDS encoding ABC transporter permease, whose translation MLQSVVEESDVGRRVTLQDLSRYGPMLGLVGLYVAFTFLNERFLTVQNQVNVLQQVSIIGIMAIGVTFPILCAEIDLSIAQVMEIAGLTMATLAVGARLFEGFAVPVVVAIVAGIALASSFGALSGFVTARFGVPSFMTTLAVLFLADGLGLIVSGNRPIIGLPPTLTGIGGARVFGFPSIVLVFLLLLVVSQLLLSYTRFGLYIYAIGGDRTAAERMGINVTAVRMGTLVISAAFAAVAGLVTLGRLGSAVPTMGAGLLLPPIAAVILGGADLFGGSGNMVGTLIGVLILGVLSNGLNLLGVDPAGQLVAQGIVLMLAVLANVLGRD comes from the coding sequence ATGTTGCAATCGGTGGTGGAGGAGAGCGACGTCGGCCGTCGGGTGACGCTTCAGGACCTGAGTCGCTACGGCCCGATGCTCGGCCTCGTGGGGCTGTACGTCGCGTTCACCTTCCTGAACGAGCGGTTCCTCACGGTCCAGAACCAGGTAAACGTCCTCCAGCAGGTGTCGATCATCGGCATCATGGCGATCGGCGTCACCTTCCCCATCCTCTGTGCGGAGATCGACCTCAGCATCGCGCAGGTGATGGAGATCGCCGGGCTCACGATGGCGACCCTCGCCGTGGGTGCCCGGCTGTTCGAGGGGTTCGCGGTCCCCGTCGTCGTCGCCATCGTCGCCGGGATCGCGCTCGCGTCGTCGTTCGGCGCGCTGTCGGGCTTCGTCACGGCGCGGTTCGGAGTCCCCTCTTTCATGACTACCCTCGCCGTCCTGTTCCTCGCGGACGGCCTCGGTCTCATCGTCTCGGGCAACAGGCCGATCATCGGCCTGCCGCCGACACTCACCGGTATCGGCGGGGCGCGCGTGTTCGGCTTCCCGAGCATCGTCCTCGTGTTCCTCCTCCTGCTGGTGGTCTCGCAGTTGCTGCTCTCGTACACCCGGTTCGGGCTCTACATCTACGCCATCGGGGGCGACCGGACGGCGGCCGAGCGGATGGGGATCAACGTCACGGCCGTCCGGATGGGGACGCTCGTGATCTCGGCCGCGTTCGCGGCCGTCGCCGGCCTCGTGACCCTCGGACGGCTCGGCAGCGCGGTGCCGACGATGGGTGCCGGTCTCCTCTTGCCCCCGATCGCCGCCGTCATTCTCGGCGGTGCGGACCTCTTCGGCGGGTCCGGGAATATGGTCGGGACCCTCATCGGCGTCCTCATCCTCGGGGTCCTCAGCAACGGCCTGAACCTCCTGGGCGTCGACCCGGCCGGGCAACTGGTCGCACAGGGTATCGTCCTGATGCTCGCGGTCCTCGCGAACGTCCTGGGGCGGGACTGA
- a CDS encoding ATP-binding cassette domain-containing protein, with translation MSETGEDYIVEMEDITKRFGEVVALDGVTLRLRRGEVLALAGDNGAGKSTLIKCLAGALQPDGGTIRINGEAVEIDSPRRAKELGIETTFQDLAIAGNLTVTQNIFLGREEVAGTGGLLGVLNKGAMRERAQELLDELNIGVDVEEKVSNLSGGERQLVSISRTMLSDPEIIIMDEPTSALSVEGAERVLELIDRMQSQGISIILISHNLDYIRRAADRIHVLHQGTDAGVIDGETATQDDIVKRMVAGMPDGDQGGQPADG, from the coding sequence ATGAGCGAGACCGGCGAGGACTACATCGTCGAGATGGAAGACATCACGAAGCGGTTCGGTGAGGTGGTCGCCCTCGACGGGGTGACGCTGCGGCTGCGCCGCGGCGAGGTGCTGGCGCTGGCGGGGGACAACGGGGCCGGGAAGTCAACGCTCATCAAGTGTCTGGCGGGCGCGCTCCAGCCCGACGGCGGGACAATCCGCATCAACGGCGAGGCGGTCGAGATCGACTCGCCGCGGCGGGCGAAGGAACTGGGGATCGAGACGACGTTCCAGGACCTCGCGATCGCCGGGAACCTCACGGTCACGCAGAACATCTTCCTCGGGCGCGAGGAGGTCGCCGGCACCGGCGGGCTGCTCGGTGTCCTCAACAAGGGCGCGATGCGCGAGCGAGCCCAGGAGTTGCTCGACGAACTGAACATCGGCGTCGACGTCGAGGAGAAGGTGTCGAACCTCTCCGGCGGCGAGCGCCAGCTGGTCAGTATCTCGCGGACGATGCTCTCGGACCCCGAGATCATCATCATGGACGAGCCGACCAGCGCCCTCTCCGTCGAGGGGGCCGAGCGCGTGCTCGAACTCATCGACCGGATGCAGAGCCAGGGGATCTCGATCATCCTCATCTCGCACAACCTCGACTACATCCGGCGGGCCGCCGACCGCATCCACGTCCTGCACCAGGGCACCGACGCCGGCGTGATCGACGGCGAGACGGCGACACAGGACGACATCGTCAAGCGGATGGTCGCCGGGATGCCCGACGGCGACCAGGGCGGGCAGCCGGCCGACGGTTAG
- a CDS encoding universal stress protein has translation MAHDRVLLAIGPEDRDSLNTLVDAAIDLAEPAGATVYLLYVFPRDDYETVMEQMDIDTTTSGLTPDEVAQRHESVREPAERLESLGIDYEIRGVSGGNASDQIVRKIEQVEADVAVVGGTKRSPAGKAMFGDHAQQVLLNAPVPVLYVKRE, from the coding sequence ATGGCACACGACCGCGTCCTGCTCGCGATCGGCCCCGAAGACCGAGACAGCCTGAACACCCTCGTGGACGCCGCCATCGACCTCGCGGAGCCCGCGGGTGCCACCGTCTACCTGCTGTACGTCTTCCCCCGGGACGACTACGAGACGGTGATGGAACAGATGGACATCGACACGACGACCAGCGGGCTCACGCCGGACGAGGTCGCACAGCGCCACGAGAGCGTCAGGGAGCCGGCCGAGCGCCTGGAGTCGCTGGGCATCGACTACGAGATCCGCGGCGTCTCCGGCGGGAACGCCTCGGACCAGATCGTACGCAAGATCGAACAGGTCGAGGCCGACGTGGCCGTCGTCGGCGGCACCAAGCGGTCGCCGGCCGGGAAGGCGATGTTCGGCGACCACGCCCAGCAGGTCCTGCTGAACGCGCCCGTCCCGGTGCTGTACGTCAAGCGAGAGTGA
- a CDS encoding enolase C-terminal domain-like protein, which translates to MATIERIETVEFAYPLPDVGTPPGGFDIVYDPGSTMERRLFAVRVECSDGLVGAYVGSNSPGAAQMNIVADYLVGRDPARHEHHWSEVKRALRKYDRMGIGPLDIALWDYAGKKYDAPIHELLGTYRERLPAYASTYQGDRSGGLDSPAAYADFAEVCLDRGYPGFKVHGWDGDWRDPDLLERTVRAVGERVGDRMALMVDPACDLDTFAEAVRIGRACDDHDYRWYEDPYRDGGISQHGHRKLRQTLSTPLLQTEHVRGLEPHVDFAATEATDLLRADPEYDGGITGAMKIVAAAEGLGLDVEFHAPGPAQRHCIAATRNTSFYELALVHPDAPNTTPPVYEGDYADDLDAIDADGTVPVPDGPGLGVDYDWDYVEDNAVGRRTYE; encoded by the coding sequence GTGGCCACGATCGAGCGCATCGAGACGGTGGAGTTCGCATACCCGCTCCCGGACGTGGGGACGCCCCCGGGCGGGTTCGACATCGTCTACGATCCCGGATCGACGATGGAGCGCCGCCTGTTCGCGGTCAGGGTCGAGTGCTCGGACGGGCTCGTCGGCGCGTACGTCGGGAGCAACTCGCCGGGCGCGGCACAGATGAACATCGTCGCGGACTACCTCGTCGGCCGGGACCCCGCCAGGCACGAACACCACTGGAGCGAGGTCAAGCGCGCCTTGCGGAAGTACGACCGGATGGGGATCGGCCCGCTCGACATCGCGCTGTGGGACTACGCCGGCAAGAAGTACGACGCCCCGATCCACGAACTGCTCGGGACGTACCGCGAGCGGCTGCCGGCCTACGCCTCGACCTACCAGGGCGACCGCAGCGGCGGGCTGGACTCGCCGGCGGCGTACGCCGACTTCGCCGAGGTCTGTCTCGACCGCGGCTATCCGGGGTTCAAGGTCCACGGGTGGGACGGCGACTGGCGCGACCCGGACCTGCTGGAGCGGACCGTCCGCGCGGTCGGCGAGCGCGTCGGCGACCGGATGGCGCTGATGGTCGACCCGGCCTGTGACCTCGACACGTTCGCGGAGGCGGTCCGGATCGGTCGGGCCTGCGACGATCACGACTACCGCTGGTACGAGGACCCCTACCGGGACGGCGGCATCTCACAGCACGGTCACCGGAAGCTCCGACAGACGCTGTCGACGCCGCTGCTCCAGACCGAGCACGTCCGCGGGCTCGAACCCCACGTCGACTTCGCGGCGACGGAGGCGACGGACCTCCTCCGGGCGGACCCCGAGTACGACGGCGGGATCACCGGCGCGATGAAGATCGTCGCCGCGGCCGAGGGGCTGGGTCTGGACGTGGAGTTCCACGCCCCGGGGCCGGCCCAGCGCCACTGCATCGCGGCGACGCGCAACACCTCGTTCTACGAACTGGCGCTGGTCCACCCGGACGCGCCCAACACGACGCCGCCGGTGTACGAGGGGGACTACGCCGACGACCTCGACGCGATCGACGCCGACGGGACCGTGCCGGTACCCGACGGGCCGGGCCTGGGCGTCGACTACGACTGGGACTACGTCGAGGACAACGCCGTCGGCCGGCGAACCTACGAGTAG
- a CDS encoding amidohydrolase family protein, giving the protein MRFVDTHTHTWGPNTAELPWPETVLPPGWEGPYTAHDLVGDMDAAGVDEAVMVTTPMYGRGVRANEYTMRSIEAYPDRLWGVGLMDFYGDPDDVRSDLRRVVGHDRMLGVRMHACLAYEEHSTELDRTADWILDDELAPVWAEAAEQETAVFVFPKAEQLSMLATLAERHPDVQLVVDHMAFPDETTDPEEAPWTDFEALADHDNVAVKVSSLPRSSEEAWPYEDLWGYVRNLVDWFGADRLLLGSDYPWMDDWADYEACLSWVEETPFLSARDYSYLAHRTFERIHGV; this is encoded by the coding sequence ATGCGCTTCGTCGACACCCACACCCACACCTGGGGACCGAACACCGCGGAACTGCCCTGGCCCGAGACCGTCCTCCCGCCGGGCTGGGAAGGGCCCTACACCGCCCACGACCTCGTCGGCGATATGGACGCCGCCGGGGTCGACGAGGCGGTGATGGTGACGACGCCGATGTACGGCCGCGGCGTCCGGGCCAACGAGTACACGATGCGGTCCATCGAGGCGTACCCGGACCGCCTCTGGGGGGTCGGGCTGATGGACTTCTACGGCGACCCCGACGACGTCCGGAGTGACCTCCGGCGGGTCGTCGGCCACGACCGGATGCTCGGCGTCCGGATGCACGCCTGTCTCGCGTACGAGGAGCACTCGACGGAGCTGGACCGCACCGCCGACTGGATCCTCGACGACGAGCTGGCTCCGGTGTGGGCCGAGGCGGCCGAGCAGGAGACGGCCGTGTTCGTCTTCCCGAAGGCCGAGCAGCTCTCGATGCTCGCCACGCTCGCAGAACGCCACCCGGACGTCCAGCTCGTCGTCGACCACATGGCCTTCCCGGACGAGACGACCGACCCCGAGGAGGCCCCGTGGACGGACTTCGAGGCGCTGGCCGACCACGACAACGTCGCGGTCAAGGTGAGCTCGCTCCCCCGATCCAGCGAGGAGGCCTGGCCATACGAGGACCTGTGGGGGTACGTCCGCAACCTCGTGGACTGGTTCGGCGCGGACCGCCTGCTGCTCGGCTCGGACTACCCGTGGATGGACGACTGGGCGGACTACGAGGCCTGTCTCTCGTGGGTCGAGGAGACCCCGTTCCTCTCGGCGCGGGACTACTCCTACCTGGCCCACCGGACCTTCGAGCGGATCCACGGGGTGTGA
- a CDS encoding SDR family NAD(P)-dependent oxidoreductase — MVGHTDYDYSGETAVVTGSTKGIGRGIAAGLADADANVVVNARSESDVESVAAELDERGTGRVVGVAADVGSTDEIDDLVDRTVDEFGEIDLLVNNAAVWPEEESLVESDVEQWDHTMAVNVRAQYYAAKRVARHMIDEGIEGCIVNHTSQAGDRRTGPFGLYGISKTSINGLTWRMAQELAEHGIRVNAISTDVTETAQTRHEAEQAARDDPGRTAEEILQARGEQRPLGRLGQPEDLADAVLWLASDRADYVVGDIVRVSGGGNLE; from the coding sequence ATGGTAGGTCACACAGACTACGACTACAGCGGCGAGACCGCCGTAGTCACCGGGTCCACGAAGGGGATCGGGCGCGGCATCGCCGCCGGCCTGGCCGACGCCGACGCGAACGTCGTCGTCAACGCACGGTCGGAATCCGACGTCGAGTCAGTCGCCGCCGAACTGGACGAGCGGGGGACGGGCCGGGTCGTCGGCGTCGCCGCCGACGTCGGCTCGACCGACGAGATCGACGACCTGGTCGACCGGACCGTCGACGAGTTCGGGGAGATCGACCTGCTGGTCAACAACGCGGCCGTCTGGCCGGAGGAGGAGTCGCTCGTGGAGTCCGACGTCGAGCAGTGGGACCACACGATGGCCGTCAACGTCCGCGCGCAGTACTACGCCGCCAAGCGCGTCGCTCGGCACATGATCGACGAGGGCATCGAGGGCTGCATCGTCAACCACACGAGCCAGGCCGGCGACCGGCGGACCGGCCCGTTCGGGCTCTACGGCATCTCGAAGACGTCGATCAACGGGCTGACCTGGCGGATGGCCCAGGAACTGGCCGAACACGGCATCCGGGTGAACGCGATCTCGACGGACGTGACCGAGACGGCACAGACCCGCCACGAGGCAGAACAGGCGGCGAGAGACGACCCCGGCCGCACTGCCGAGGAGATACTGCAAGCCCGAGGCGAACAGCGTCCGCTCGGCCGCCTCGGCCAGCCGGAGGACCTCGCCGACGCGGTGCTGTGGCTCGCGAGCGACCGCGCGGACTACGTCGTGGGCGACATCGTCCGCGTCAGCGGGGGCGGCAACCTGGAGTGA